gaaggtaacgaatgttggacatcatggtcagtttcagatatttcgatgaatgttataattactcggtaattcctgagaagggtgcgcatttcagaaggcgcattgtgttttgacgtacggatgttcatcggtattgcagtactcacctggttgatagactgctgatattcaaattattgctatgtggcacggaagaattatgaaagtatttcttatgggattatcgtgaatggaagatgtgttagtcattctagtgctagagttgggatcagttacagTGATTTATGTGTTCAATgattggagactgggagttctcagaagtatattgtttcaggttgcggcctatttgaggtgagtattttattttaactcagtggaggcactagttacgttaattatttgtgatatctACGCACTATAAGTGTGCATTTATGTGAGGTTTGAGACAATGTGCGGGCATTGGGGCAGGTatttatactcgaaagaatgcttaggctatgatatgcctagagttgactgttaagcgtaaagttataaagTTTCTCGTGTTCTTACCTTTGTTGATaactatctgggctacacttgaggttacaaagaggctaattccttgaataaatggggtagttactatttctgcgttaaattaccgatttgaagtgtgatagcagactttgcacatgcttacaatatgacgtgttatttataccagtcgaggagcatgtgaatcttatttcattatcatatacaagtgtacttatTTAATTACTCTTGTAtaatatgctgggactggaggcctgtgaccatgctggGCAATTCATattattggtacgtgagttgtccgtgccgtgtgtgggaattgtatttctatgataatttatctgattcattaatttaCTTCCTCTACAATTTTTCACATgcacctacggttatcctcttcacgaaatttaaggagttggttgtaacattctggttgtggtggtgcttgttgaacttgcaatatggttctcttccttgagacatctaccatatttgggtacacagattgcgcagtggtggctggagttatattgatgtggagtgtctgtgggatagttgtgtttaataatataaggtcattggacctagaatgggtactatcaggtttgactACGGTATATTCAGGAGtttaatattgaaagtcggcttaggaaGTGATTATGGTTatagttggggcgagagagctccatgacttgttgatatgataaggggtcatgagatttccgtgtgtttctttcattatcagcaatgtacgaaggttttggaacgaggttttgtttgatatggggtttaatatcAGTATcgggttggttttggagtagttactgtgatagggaatggtgctacgagcatgcaagtggtgtagtatgttatgtgattgtatctgttatggttatggctcaacgcagcttgttcagacttatacagtgtgtaaatgtgaGATTCGAGTCTTGTAAGAAATTCAgaatgttgggaattgaattccaagggtTTTATAGACTAAGGTTagagtaatgatcttcaattgtgTTGTATTGctaggcctatatagaatagggtgtcATGGGATCACCCCCTCAGGTATGCgtgtggtaaggtggaatagtgatTCGATGGCTTGAAAACAACTCTTGgcatattcgaggacgaacatatgtttaagtaggggagaatgtaacgacccgaacggtAATTTTGGGCATTTATGctcctttctactatttgaaatcttgaatACCGTCATactatgtattatgacttgtgtgaattgtcggttatgattttcaggtatttcggagttagtttggaagaatgaaatcCAAAGCtttaaagtttaagtttaaatagtgatcggatatcgacttatgtgtaaacgacccagcaatagagttttgatgattccaatagctctgtatggtgattttggacttaggagcgtgtccggaaaattatttggaagcccgtagctaaattaagcttgaaatggctaaaatagaaatttaagtttagaagtttgactagggagttgactttttgatatcggggttgaaattCGATTATGAAAATCGGAatagatctgttatgtcatttatgacttgtgtgcaaaatttgaggtcaatcggacttgattcgataagTTTCgccatcgaatgtagaagttggaatttcttagtttcaataagcttgaattggggcatgattcgtgattttagcattgtttgacgtgatttgaggcttcgactaagttcgtatgatgttttaggacttgttggtatattggttgaggtcccgaggggcttgggtgagtttcggggtggtttcagaccatttctaggccatttttaattgttggtttctgtctatagaggtgtgcatcgcgatcgcgaacatttggtcgcgttcgcgaagagcaaacaacagtttggggccttgtgaatcacgatcgcggaagctctttcgcggtcgcgtagaacaaaatctctgttgcactgacccgactttggaagcttatatctcgcaatctataaggaacttGGAGATGTTACAAAAgagaaagttgtagcccttgatgtctagttttcataaagttaaaccatttatcatttggagttttgtacaaaaagttataactattatactagaggctatccagaggagttggggagtttgttcttcgcgatcgcgagtggtttcccgcgatcgcgaagggcaaaTTTTGGGCTGGAAATTTTTGTGCTTGGtaatcgcgaagcattttccgcgatcgcgaagagtagaTGCCTGGACAGAAGCTATATTTTAAgatttcggccattttaacacatttggagctatggagctcgaattgaagtgatttttatgcaattttcaccatatggattgggtgtcacgacccaaaatcccaccacaggcgtcgtgatggcacctagtttctaagactaggtaagtcgattttattttttggtaatcCGCTAGGCATAGTACCTAGggctaatttttatatatatcaaaattgcaaaaaaaaaacaaacaaaatccGGGATGTGTTACAAAATGAAAGAAGTAAAAATTGACAATTACATAGCTCCTATTATCGGAATTGATCATAAAGCTCAAAGACGATAGTACATACTTTATGCTAAGTAAAATAAGAGAATGTAGTTTAACAACTAGCCAAGGTAAGCCGTCAATCATGATGTCCATTATAGACGTTTTACTATTGTGTAAATGGCCCTTGTCAATTTGTAGAATTTCAATTGAGCATGGCCCATTCTTCATCGTACCAATTGGTACGTACTTGTTGTTTGGTTGTGGCGTCGTCATTTCTCCATATGCATTGTTGCAAATGCCACTGCCACCTGCACGAGACAGTGGCTCCTTTGTCCAGTGATGTATGAGCAAGACGTTGTTACACCTATGTGCGTAAGGCCCAGAAGTGATAATTATTGCCATACCTCCATGTACACTGTGTTGAGCCAATACATTAATGAAATCCATTGTTATTTGGATCCCAAATGCATTCCTAAGATCCATAATTGCATCCAAATAACTGTGCATAACGTTGTCACGCAGACACGAAAACTGGCCAGTTTTGCCAGTTGGTTTGTGTTGTTTTCCATAGTTGCTGTTTTCCTTCCAACATTGCCAGTTGCAAAGTTACTGGGCATCTATGTAGAACGATGCCCACCTCTTCTTGTTTGCCCCATGCTTGTACGTATGATTAATCTCCCTTCCTTCTAGAGATTCCCAACATTTACATTGATGTGTTGTGTAAATATGTGAGGCAGTTTTACTTCTCTTTCCATTTGCTATTTGTATCTTCCTCTGACTCGAGTTGGCTTTCCAGTTGACAGATAGTGTTGTAGTGCACATTGCAGTTTATATTCTGTAACTTGCGATGTAGTATGAACAGAATGCAGTGGTCATTGAATTCCCAATACCTTCATTGTTCCCATTTTCAGATGCCAATTGATAGATGGCAATCCTTTGATGACTGAAGGTCGAAACACAACTTGTACTCAATAGAAAACTTGAGATTGTCAATGCTTCTTTGCTTATGCTCACCAGTGATATCCTTTTCTGGGAATGAGCACATAGTGCTAATACCACCCATAAAAGGTTAAACACATGAGGATTTCTAATTACAATACCATTTCCTGCAACAAAGAAAACAGTGTTAGTCGTTAACCCGTGTACTGTGTTCTCCTCCCTAAAGACTGGATCACAACACTCCCTATGATCTTCATTCCTCTtactggtttccttcttcatCACCCTTACATCTTGGCAACCTTCACCCTCAAATATGGACATTGTGATTTATCAGAATTCACAATCCTTCGACCATGTACATCAAGTTGTGCAAATCCATGTGCTTCAATAGCCCCATTGTCTAGAGCATAGTTCGCAAGATGATCTGCTAAGAATATTGCCCTCCCTCAAAATATGGGTAATTGTAACATTACACCCTTTAATAAGATTTTTAATTTCTTccacatatttagtaatattcCATGGTGGCATCCAATTTCCATTTAACACATTCTTCATGATCATGGAATCTGTTTGTAGCCAAAACTGTGTGAATCGATGGTCCACACAATATCTCAGAGCCTCCAGAATAGCTAGAGCTTCTGCCTCATTATTTGTAGCTGGTGGAACCTCCCTTCCTAGTGCATAAATGACATCTCCATCCTCATCTCTCAACACAAAACTGATAGATCTTCTTCCATGATTTCCCCTGCTCGCCCCGTCTGTATTGACCTTGATCCATCCTTCAAAGGGGAATTCCCAGAACACTTTTGTCACCTTCAAAACTGGAGTATATTGCTCCAGGTTTTGGATCAAATCAGGCCATTTGTGAGGCACATTTTGCATACTAGGCTTCCTTACTTTGACAAGAGATTGTAATGTGTTTGAGACTTGATATAAAACTCTGCTAATTGTCACCACCTCCCCATGCTTGTAGCTATTTCTTCTCTTTCACAACTCCCAAATGATGATCGCTGGTAATGCTTGTACAATAGGTTATAGTGGTGGTATTACTTTTGCAGTCCAGCATTTTACAATTGCTTGGTGCAGAGTCAGTCCCTCCATGGCAAAAACTGCATTTGTTAGGAAATATGTCCATACTCTCGTAGCTTCAAAGGATGTAAAGAAAACATGTAGCAGAGTTTCTTCATCTGGTTGGGTACAACACCAGCATTTTGATGGCACACAATAACCCAATCTCTTTATGAAATCATCTAGAGGAATCTTTGATTTCCAGACTTTCCAAaggaagaatgaaattttgaatggCAATCCTTTCACCCACATCTTGTTGTATGCTAACCCAGGTTCTTTCCTCCTCCTCAAATATTCTCATGTCGTCTTGACACTAAAATAACCTTTCGTTTCCAACATCCAGTATGGTCTATCCAAGACCTCATGACTGACTGGGGCTTTAATATTCTCCAAAATGTGAGTTGCATATTCCTCTGGCAGTGATTCCATTAACTTTTCGATATTCCATGATCCTGCGTCGACTACCTCATACACATTATTGATCGACTCATCTATTGCAAAATCTAGAGGCATGAGGAAGTACAAAGCTCCAAGACTAGTCCAGTTTTAATACCAAAAAAGAGATGATCCCATGTTTGTGTGCCACCCTATTTGATGCTCTATAACATCTCTGCACTCCAGCATTCTTTTCCAGATATGCGACCCTTCCCTCCAAGGAACAATGATAGGATTAAGCTTCTTACAATATTTTTGGCTCATGAACGAACTCCATAAACTAGCCTTTGTTCTAAAATTCCACCATAATTTACAAAATAGAGCTTTGGCAGTATCTTTTAAAGAC
The nucleotide sequence above comes from Nicotiana tabacum cultivar K326 chromosome 12, ASM71507v2, whole genome shotgun sequence. Encoded proteins:
- the LOC142167142 gene encoding uncharacterized protein LOC142167142 yields the protein MQNVPHKWPDLIQNLEQYTPVLKVTKVFWEFPFEGWIKVNTDGASRGNHGRRSISFVLRDEDGDVIYALGREVPPATNNEAEALAILEALRYCVDHRFTQFWLQTDSMIMKNVLNGNWMPPWNITKYVEEIKNLIKGCNVTITHILREGNILSRSSCELCSRQWGY